The following are encoded in a window of Conger conger chromosome 19, fConCon1.1, whole genome shotgun sequence genomic DNA:
- the LOC133119332 gene encoding zinc finger protein 14-like, whose product MLQIHFIYISSVPELQFQNPECQSDWCFREQCSRTGQDTGSLAGSNAGRTSSVLQHTGRSKKEHLKSQKEQATVYVRGEKLRSTQKVCYTEQEEPRDEDYFYCDECQSFFTDECPVHGPPSFIFDSPAPAVAPDRARLTLPPGLEVRVSSIPGAGLGVFAKGQTVPSGVHYGPYEGELTEEDMESGYSWMISRSKRCVIDAKSETHSNWMRYVNCARNEEEQNLVAFQYRGVILYRCFNPIHPGQELLVWYGDDYAKDLGITFDDRWSNKCSSKGGEDIPSQFFPCTQCSLSYTAEIYLHKHIKHSHRKEYVRLLRAGSVTSESLQPSTSSHRHCAPSQTVADTVRLLSPKHQQTHTGERPYHCAQCGKSFSRGAHLKQHQRTHTGERPYHCAQCGKSFSQGGDLKRHQRTHTGERPYHCAQCGKSFSKGGDLKRHQRTHTGERPYHCAQCGKSFSRGAHLKQHLRTHTRERPYHCAQCGKSFSHVETLKQHQRTHTGERPYHCAQCGKSFSHVETLKQHQRTHTGERPYHCAQCGKSFSKGGDLKRHQRTHTGERPYHCAQCGKSFSRGAHLKRHQRTHTGERPYHCAQCGKSFSHVETLKQHQRTHTGERPYHCAQCGKSFSLGAHLKRHQRTHTGERPYHCAQCGKRFSVEGNLKQQQRTHTGERPYLCTQCGKRFSAQRNLKRHQRTHTGERPYHCAQCGKSFSEKGTLKRHQRTHTGERPYHCAQCGKNFSEKGTLKRHQRTHTGERPYHCAQCGTSFSHRSDFKRHQLTHTGERPYHCAQCGKRFSVEGNLKRQQRTHTGERPYHCAQCGKSFSEKGTLKRHQRTHTGERPYHCAQCGKSFSRGAHLKRHQRTHTGERPYHCAQCGKSFSQVETLKQHQQTHTGERPYHCAQCGKSFSQGGALKRHQQTHPGERPYHCAQCGTRFSHRSDFKLHQRTHTGERPYHCAQCGTHFSHRSDFKLHQRTHTGERPYHCTQCGKSFREKGTLKRHQRTHMLKGIW is encoded by the exons atgctacaaatACACTTCATATACATCTCCAGTGTCCCGGAGCTTCAGTTCCAAAATCCGGAGTGCCAGTCAGACTGGTGCTTCAGGGAGCAGTGCAGCAGGACAGGCCAGGACACAGGCAGCCTCGCTGGCTCAAACGCAGGCAGAACCTCCAGCGTCCTGCAGCACACAG GACGATCGAAGAAAGAGCATTTGAAATCGCAGAAGGAGCAGGCAACCGTCTACGTCCGTGGTGAAAAGCTCCGCAGCACACAGAAAGTGTGCTACACTGAGCAAGAGGAGCCCAGAGATGAAGATTATTTCT ATTGTGACGAGTGCCAGTCCTTCTTCACTGATGAATGCCCGGTCCACGGCCCCCCTTCGTTCATCTTCGACTCTCCAGCGCCCGCTGTGGCCCCCGACAGGGCCCGGCTTACCCTGCCCCCCGGTCTGGAGGTCAGAGTCTCCAGCATCCCTGGAGCAGGCCTGGGGGTGTTCGCCAAGGGACAGACAGTGCCCAGTGGAGTACACTATGGACCCTACGAGGGAGAGCTGACTGAGGAAGACATGGAGAGCGGCTACTCCTGGATG atctccaggagcaagCGCTGTGTCATTGATGCCAAGAGTGAAACCCACTCCAACTGGATGAG ATATGTTAACTGTGCTCGAAACGAGGAGGAGCAGAATCTTGTGGCTTTCCAGTACAGAGGGGTTATTCTGTATCGCTGCTTTAACCCCATTCACCCAGGGCAGGAGCTGCTGGTGTGGTATGGGGACGACTATGCCAAAGACCTGGGTATCACCTTCGACGACCGGTGGAGCAACAAGTGCTCTTCTAAAG ggggcgagGACATTCCTTCTCAGTTCTTCCCCTGTACTCAGTGTTCGCTCTCCTACACAGCAGAGATctacctgcacaaacacatcaaGCACTCTCACCGTAAGGAATATGTGAGACTGCTCAGAGCAGGATCAGTCACATCAGAGAGTCTCCAGCCTTCCACCAGCTCCCACAGACACTGTGCACCGTCTCAGACTGTTGCAGATACAGTCAGACTCCTCAGCCCAAAACACCagcaaactcacacaggggagaggccgtaccactgtgcccagtgtgggaagagtttcagccgAGGGGCACACCTCAAAcaacaccagcgaactcacacaggggagaggccgtaccactgcgcccagtgtgggaagagtttcagccaAGGGGGAGACCTTAaacgacaccagcgaactcacacaggggagaggccgtaccactgcgcccagtgtgggaagagtttcagcaaAGGGGGAGACCTTAaacgacaccagcgaactcacacaggggagaggccgtaccactgtgcccagtgtgggaagagtttcagccgAGGGGCACACCTCAAACAACACCTGCGAACTCACACaagggagaggccgtaccactgcgcccagtgtgggaagagtttcagtcacGTGGAAACCCTTAAAcaacaccagcgaactcacacaggggagaggccgtaccactgcgcccagtgtgggaagagtttcagtcacGTGGAAACCCTTAAAcaacaccagcgaactcacacaggggagaggccgtaccactgcgcccagtgtgggaagagtttcagcaaAGGGGGAGACCTTAaacgacaccagcgaactcacacaggggagaggccgtaccactgtgcccagtgtgggaagagtttcagccgAGGGGCACACCTCAaacgacaccagcgaactcacacaggggagaggccgtaccactgcgcccagtgtgggaagagtttcagtcacGTGGAAACCCTTAAAcaacaccagcgaactcacacaggggagaggccgtaccactgtgcccagtgtgggaagagtttcagcctAGGGGCACACCTCAaacgacaccagcgaactcacacaggggagaggccgtaccactgcgcccagtgtgggaagagattcAGTGTGGAGGGAAACCTTAAACAACagcagcgaactcacacaggggagaggccgtacctttgcacccagtgtgggaagagattcAGTGCGCAGAGAAACCTTAaacgacaccagcgaactcacacaggggagaggccgtaccactgcgcccagtgtgggaagagtttcagtgagAAGGGAACCCTCAaacgacaccagcgaactcacacaggggagaggccgtaccactgcgcccagtgtgggaagaattTCAGTGAGAAGGGAACCCTCAaacgacaccagcgaactcacacaggggagaggccgtaccactgcgcccagtgtgggacaAGTTTCAGTCACAGGTCAGACTTTAAACGACACCAActaactcacacaggggagaggccgtaccattgcgcccagtgtgggaagagattcAGTGTGGAGGGAAACCTTAAACGACagcagcgaactcacacaggggagaggccgtaccactgcgcacagtgtgggaagagtttcagtgagAAGGGAACCCTCAaacgacaccagcgaactcacacaggggagaggccgtaccactgcgcccagtgtgggaagagtttcagccgAGGGGCACACCTCAaacgacaccagcgaactcacacaggggagaggccgtaccactgcgcccagtgtgggaagagtttcagtcaggTGGAAACCCTTAAACAACACCagcaaactcacacaggggagaggccgtaccactgcgcccagtgtgggaagagtttcagccaAGGGGGAGCCCTTAAACGACACCAGCAAACTCAcccaggggagaggccgtaccactgtgCCCAGTGTGGGACGCGTTTCAGTCACAGGTCAGACTTTAAactacaccagcgaactcacacaggggagaggccgtaccactgcgcccagtgtgggacgCATTTCAGTCACAGGTCAGACTTTAAactacaccagcgaactcacactggggagaggccgtaccactgcacccagtgtgggaagagtttccgTGAGAAGGGAACCCTCAaacgacaccagcgaactcacatgCTCAAGGGCATAtggtaa